The Kwoniella bestiolae CBS 10118 chromosome 7, complete sequence genome has a segment encoding these proteins:
- a CDS encoding pre-mRNA-splicing factor CWC2, with product MSSATVAPKRKLRPARKQVAIGEVDKTEAIQPGKEYNVWYNKWAGGDKEDALANKTLSQTRCIITRDAGYTRADATGNKYCCLFFARGCCPYGHECNYLHRLPLPNHVLPDNSRDCFGREKHGDYRDDMGGVGSFNRVNRTLYVGKIHESPDKKQAEETLLRHFGEWGKILRWNILHNRGVAFVMYDSELNAQFAKEAMANQSMDGDEILNVRWATEDPNPGEKKAEARRIEEMGQKAIAGMLDEDLVEAAQTVRALEEGDEQDFYHIEQSKEEEQEKISERPQEEEDGGRPIKKVRNENGGGSGGFFDADALDNLKFYAEMAKKQAREDQGRVKERKVPAKPAGMASLLGGYGSGDESD from the exons ATGTCAAGCGCAACAGTAGCGCCGAAGAGAAAGTTGAGACCTGCTCGAAAGCAGGTCGCAATAGGGGAAGTGGACAAGACCGAAGCTATCCAGCCGGGGAAGGAGTACA ACGTATGGTATAACAAGTGGGCTGGAGGGGACAAAGAAGATGCATTGGCAAA CAAAACGTTGTCGCAAACACGATGTATAATAACTAGAGATGCTGGATATACAAGAGCGGATGCTACGGGTAACAAGTACTGTTGTTTATTCTTTGCGAGGGGATGTTGTCCTTATGG GCACGAATGTAACTACCTACATCGACTACCTCTACCAAATC ATGTACTCCCGGACAACTCTCGGGACTGTTTCGGACGAGAGAAACACGGTGATTATCGAGATGATATGGGTGGTGTAGGATCATTCAACCGGGTAAATAGGACATTATACGTTGGGAAGATACACGAAAGTCCAGATAAAAAGCAGGCTGAGGAGACGTTGTTGAGGCATTTCGGGGAATGGGGAAAGATATTGAGAT GGAATATACTGCATAATCGAGGTGTAGCGTTCGTCATGTACGATTCGGAACTCAACGCTCAGTTCGCAAAAGAAGCTATGGCGAATCAAAGtatggatggtgatgagatatTGAATGTTCG ATGGGCAACAGAAGATCCCAATCcaggagagaagaaagccgAAGCTCGCCGAATAGAAGAGATGGGTCAGAAAGCCATCGcagggatgttggatgaggatctCGTAGAAGCTGCTCAGACGGTCCGAGcgttggaggaaggtgatgagcAGGATTTCTACCATATCGAACAGtcgaaagaagaagaacaggaAAAAATATCAGAACGACcacaagaagaggaagatgggggaAGACCAATAAAGAAAGTgaggaatgagaatggtggTGGTAGCGGAGGGTTCTTCGATGCGGACGCTTTGGATAATTTGAAATTTTATGCTGAGATGGCGAAGAAGCAAGCAAGGGAAGATCAGGGTAgagtgaaagagaggaaagtgCCTGCGAAGCCTGCTGGCATGGCATCATTGTTGGGTGGTTATGGAAGCGGGGATGAAAGTGATTAG